The genomic region GCGTGGAGCGCGACCGCGCCTTCGCCGACCTGGCGCTGCATGCGGCGCTCGGCACGGCGCGCCTCGAACGCCGCGACCGCGGCTTCGCCACCGAGCTCGCCTACGGCACGCTGCGCCTGCGCGGCCGGCTCGACGCGGCGCTCGCCCAGAGTCTCGACCGCCCCTTCCAGCGCCTCGAGCCCGTGGTGCGCAACCTGCTGCGGCTCGGCGCG from Myxococcota bacterium harbors:
- a CDS encoding transcription antitermination factor NusB; the protein is MSAGELVPSARGVAFHVLERVERDRAFADLALHAALGTARLERRDRGFATELAYGTLRLRGRLDAALAQSLDRPFQRLEPVVRNLLRLGA